In the Dolichospermum flos-aquae CCAP 1403/13F genome, CGAACTGTTTTTTTCGGGCTACGCATCTTTTAAAAACATCTTTTTTTTGACAGAAGCTCTAAACTGGTGCAAATGAGTGTTTCTTATCTGTTCCCAGTTAAGAGTTTCCTTCTTTTGTAATTTATGTGATTAGGTACTAATTTAAAGTTGTCTGACTACAGGTTTACCGTCAATAACTTCACCAACAAGCACGATATCTGCACAATTGACGAAAATGCCATTTTCCAAAACACCAGGAATATTATTCAGGGTTTTTTCCAGGTTTACAGGGTCATCAATGCTATCGAATGTGACATCCAAAACCATGTTACCTTGATCAGTGATCACAGGTCCGGCTTTTCTCACACCCATCCGCAATTCTGGCTTACCACCAAGTGCTTTAATGGCATTAGTGACGGGGGTAAGTGCCATAGGAATAACTTCAACTGGTACAGCGAAACTAGAACCCAAGCGCTCTACTAACTTACCACCATCAACGACGACAATAAACTGTGTTGCTAGGTAATCTACAACTTTTTCGCGGGTATGTGCCGCACCACCACCTTTAATCAAGTTTTTGTGGGGGTCTACCTCATCTGCCCCATCTATGGCAATATCAATATGGTCTACAGCGTCTAAAGTGGTGAGGGGAACGCCATACTCTTTTGCTAACACTTCTGATTGAAATGAGGTGGGGATACCGACAATATCTTTGAGTTCCCCTGATTTGAGGCGTTCTCCTAAATACTGAATGGTGTAAGCTGTGGTTGAACCTGTACCCAAACCAACTATTGAACCGGATTTTACTAAATTGGCGGCCGCTTTGCCAACTTCTTGCTTCATCAATTTAACTGGATCTGCTGGTATGGACATTCTTTAACTCCTGAACAATTAAGGCTATAGAAAATACTATCACAGCCAACTGTATTATAAAATTGGTAATGAGAATTTAGAATTTAGAATTTAGAATTGAGGATTGAGAACTAAAACTCCCTTGATTTTTGATTTTTGAGCGAAATTTTGGATTTTATTTACAGACAATTTGTTATAAAGATAAAGGTTTATCAATTATATTTAAAAAATCTTTATTTTTAATTATCTAGAAAATCAGCAACTTCAATTATGCAATCACCGTCAATATCAATAATCTAGTTAGAAAATGATAGCTAAAATGAAAAAATTACTCGGTGCATTGACTTTAATCACACTGCTCGAAAATTCCCCAATTATTGCCCAAGAACAATCACCAGATCCAATCCCTGTTACTAGTTCAGAGTATATCCAAAAGGTAGTTGATTCTAAGTTAATGGATAACTTTCCCGATGGTAAATTTTATCAGGATAAGTTAATTAGTCGTGCAGAATTAGCGTCAATTTTAGTGAAGGCATTTTATTTAGATAAACGGGCTATTATTCCTGAAAAAAAATCTCTATTTATCCCTGATGTTCCTCCTTCTCATTGGGCATATAAAGATGTTCAGATAGTTTTGAAAACTGATATTATGAAAGGTTATCGAGGAAATCTATTTTTCCCCAATCAAAGGGTTACTAGAGCCGAAGGTTTAGCGATTTTCGCCCAAGCTTATGGGGTTTTCCAATTTTCTGAGCAAACCGTTAATAAAATTCTTTCATTACATCCAGATGCTATAAATATACCTGATTGGGCTAGGAAAGCTATCGCTACAGTCATTGCTGAAGAATTTGTGAATATGGATACACAAAGTAATATTTACCCACAACACCCCATGACAAGAGGAGATTTAGCTTATGTGCTGAGTAAGTATTTACAACGTCAACAGCAGGAATCAGAAACACCTGTAATTCCCAGTATTTCTCCATTTTAAGCCAAAAACTTGTTTACACAGCGAACAAACATTTCCACACCTATTGGTAAAGCCGTTTCATCAAAATCAAATCGGGGATGATGATGAGGATAATCTAATTTTTTCTCTGGATTTGCAGAACCAAGAAAAAAGTAACAACCGGGAACTTCTTGCAAGAAAAATGACATATCTTCCCCACCCATTGTTTGACACTCAGGAACGATACCAAGGGGGGTTTCTATCACTTCCTCTGCAACTGAACGAACTAATGCCGCGATTTCCGCATCATTGATAACTGGTGGATAAAGATGAATATAATCTAAGTCATAATTTGCACCGTGACTTTGACAAATTCCCCCAACAATTTGTTGAATGCGGTCTTTAAAAAAACCTGCTAAATCAGGATTAAAATATCTCACTGTCCCACCCATTCTTGCGGTATCAGCAATCACATTAACTGCTGTGCCGGCGTGGAGTTCTCCCACTGTCACCACAGCCGCATCAATGGGGTTAATATTACGGGAAACAATAGTTTGTAAAGCATTGACTATTTGCGCCGCTACCACGATAGAATCTACTGTTTGCTGAGGAATTGCCCCATGTCCACCTTTACCAAAAATGGTGCAACGAAACAATTCTACAGCGGCCATTAATGCCCCAGCGCGGACTCCCACAGTTGCCAATGGCAGATTATTCCATAAGTGTAAACCGATAATGGCATCAACATCAGGGTTCTTCAATACACCTGCTGCGATCATCGGTTTTGCCCCACCAGGACCTTCTTCGGCGGGTTGGAAGATAATTTTTACTGTGCCACTAAAGTCTTGTCGGTGTTGATTGAGGTAATATGCCGTACCGAGAGCGATCGCTGTATGTCCATCATGTCCACAAGCGTGCATCACACCATCATGTTGAGAACAATAGGGAACTTCATTCTCTTCTTGAATAGGTAAAGCATCCATATCCGCCCGTATTGCTAATACTTTACCATGCCCAGATTTTTCACCTTTAATAATCGCCACAATTCCCGTTTCTGCAATACCTGTTTGATGTGCAATTCCCCAACTTTGCAACTTTTCGGCAATAAACTCAGCGGTAATTTTTTCCTGAAAACCTAATTCTGGTTTTTGGTGAATTTGTCTTCTCCACTCTACTAATTGCGGTTGCAAAGCCCGAATTGCTAACCGCACATTTTTAAGATTTACCGTTGAAGCCAAAGGAAATGTAGAAACCATATTTATCAATTAAAAATTAAAAAAACTCTTCCCCATTACCAATTACCAATTACCAATCACCCATTACCAATTACCAATCACCCATTAGCTACAATATATTTCCCAATCTAAAGCCGCAGCAACTTTTGCAAGTTGTTCCAAATCTCTGGGATTTTCCAGATAGGGAACATAACCTAAAATGGGAATATTTGTCAATGATTGAATTAACTCTGGTGGTGTTAAATCAGCAATTTCTTCCTTGGTGCGGGGTTGGGTGCAATTAAGAATAATTCCGCGCAGATTGATTTTATGTTGCCTAGCTAATGCTACATTAGCAACAGCCTGAGCGATCGCCCCCAATCTGACCGGCACCACCAAAAAAGTCTGTAATCGCCATTCACCCGCCAAATCAGCCACCGTCAACTCATCAGTAATCGGTGAACCCAAACCCCCCAAAGATTCCACCAACACAAAATCACGTTGTTTCTGCAAAGCCAACAAAGTTCGCCAAACTATCGCTAAATCAATTTGACGATTTTCCTTCGCCGCAGCTATGGGAGGGGCTAAAGGGGCTTGAAAATACAAAGGTGTAATTTCTTCTGGTGACTGGTCCAAATTAAACAGAGTTTGGTACAGTTCCCTATCACCCAACCCCGATTGAATTGGCTTCATCATCCCCAAACTACGCTGGGGATAATATTTTTGCCAATAAGCGGCTATTGCTGCTGTGACAACAGTTTTACCAGCATCCGTATCAGTTCCCGCAATCAGTAAAGTATTCAACAACGTTTTTTGCTAAAAATGACAACTTAATTTGCTTCTTTTCATAATTTAACGTTAAAACGTTAATTTGTCCCATTAAACCCTGAAGTTGACGTTTCTGTAGGAGTTGGCGTTTCTGTGGGAGTTGGCGTTTCTGTGGGAGTTGGCGTTTCTGTGGGAGTAGGGGAAGTCGTGGGAGTTGGCGTTTCTGTGGGAGTAGGGGAAGTCGTGGGGGTTGGCGTTTCCGTCGGAGTTGGCGTTTCTGTGGGAGTTGGCGTTTCCGTTGGTATTGGTGCTTCTAAAGCTACATTCAAACTATAATTAACCTCCGAAACACCCCCAGACAAACCTAATCGAATAATATATCTCCCATCATTAGCTAATATTCCTTCATAAGAAGTAGATTGTTGATCTTGAGTATTAATGATTTCACCATTAGCAGTTAAAATCGTCAGTACAATCCCACTGTTTTCATTTACAGACACAGTTAATTTTTCCCCAACCTTACCTTGTAAACTATATTCAACCAATTCATTTTCCCTCAGTGTTCCGTCAATTGTCGCCTTGTTAGATTTGTCTAATCTCAGCCGTTGACGGTTAATCACAGGTTCACTATTAGTTACTGTGGGTGTTGGAGTTGGTGTTAATAATGTCCCACTAGGAATAACTGGAGACGGAAATGATTGTGGGGTTGTGATTGTTTCTGTTGCTGGACGAGACTGATTTTTCAGTGAATTCACCAAAGTCCAAGAACCGAACCCTGCTAAAATAATCACAACACCGCCAATTCCTGCCAACGCCCAAGCATTATCCAAAATAGAGCTACTTTGTCCAGAATTAACTGAAGGTTGCGGCTTTTCAGATGTTTTTGATATCGGTTCAGGACGATGCCCGATAGCGATAGTTTGTAGATGAGATAAATTAGCAGCAGGTTGACTACTATAGCCTGTGTTCAGCAGTGCCTGAGTAACATCAGCGGCACTTTGATACCGTTCCCCCGGCAGATAACTCAACATTCGCTGCAAAATTTGAGCGAATTCCGGTTTTACTGTTGCCCACTGTTGCCAATTCCATATTAGTTCCTGCTCATCAAATAAGTCTGCGGGTTCTTTCCCCGTCAACAAAACTATCGTCGTCACAGCCAACGCATACAAATCACTACTAGGATATGCCCTACCCGTTTGCATTTGCTCACTAGGCGCATAACCCAATTTACCTACAGTAGTTACTGGTGTGGGGCTTGAGGATTGTAATTTTGTGGCTAACTCCTTGACTACTCCAAAGTCAATTAATACAGGCAGGGAATCACTTTCCCGTAAAATCATATTCTCTGGGGAGATATCCCGATGAATAATTCCCTGACCGTGAATATAACTAAGAACAGGCAACAAAGTGCGTAATAAATGCAATACCTCTGCTTCAGTAAAAGTTGTGCCAACATCTTGGCGTTCTCTGAGCAAATTCCGGTAAGTCTTACCACCCACAAAATCTTGCACCAAAAATAACTTTTCGTTTTGGGCAAATTTTTCCCGAAATTTGGGGATTTGTGGATGCTCAATTTGATACAAGATAGCAGCCTCTCGTTCAAATAACTCTTGTGCCTTTTCTCCACCGGATGTTCCCGTGCCTGGGGCAATTAACTCTTTAAGCACACAAAGTTCATTAAAGCGTCTTTGGTCTTCTGCTAGATAGGTTCTACCAAATCCCCCCTGTCCAATAATGTGAATTATGTGGTAACGATTTTGTAGGATAGTACCAACTGTAATCGGTGATTGCATGGTCTATTGATTGAATATAATAATAACAACAGAGCTAGAACTTAACAAAACTATCGCCTGTCCACAACATGACTCAAAGTGTCTCAATTGTGGCTTCCGTAATTTTCCTCAGTCACCCCGCCCACAAGGAAGTGTATACTAGAGACAAGTCTGGCATTATTCTATTCTGACATTCGGACTTTAGTCAGGACTTGTCCAATATAGTAGCAGGTATAATCCGGGATAAATAAATCAATTGGCATCCACAGCAATGTCAAAGTTGATCTTTAATGGTAGGCATTCAGCCATCAGCTTTCCGGGAAATATATAAATATGGAAGTTCGAGGTATAGATAATTTTGCTAGGTTCTTTTTGATTCATAACATAAATATTTAATCTTCAATTCACGAGGTCGTTAATTGGTAATAAGTATCATAGAATAATTGTTTGCACTTTCGCTGCTATTTAATCGTCGGTTTTCTAACACCCCCAGGGTTAACTTGAAGATCAATATTATTTGTTTAATCCATTTTGGCTAAATTTGCTCAATCTCTGATGATATTTCTATGAATGCACTTCGAGGATCTGCTGTGCTAAGTTCTGCAACAAT is a window encoding:
- the bioD gene encoding dethiobiotin synthase, translating into MNTLLIAGTDTDAGKTVVTAAIAAYWQKYYPQRSLGMMKPIQSGLGDRELYQTLFNLDQSPEEITPLYFQAPLAPPIAAAKENRQIDLAIVWRTLLALQKQRDFVLVESLGGLGSPITDELTVADLAGEWRLQTFLVVPVRLGAIAQAVANVALARQHKINLRGIILNCTQPRTKEEIADLTPPELIQSLTNIPILGYVPYLENPRDLEQLAKVAAALDWEIYCS
- the rpiA gene encoding ribose-5-phosphate isomerase RpiA, translated to MSIPADPVKLMKQEVGKAAANLVKSGSIVGLGTGSTTAYTIQYLGERLKSGELKDIVGIPTSFQSEVLAKEYGVPLTTLDAVDHIDIAIDGADEVDPHKNLIKGGGAAHTREKVVDYLATQFIVVVDGGKLVERLGSSFAVPVEVIPMALTPVTNAIKALGGKPELRMGVRKAGPVITDQGNMVLDVTFDSIDDPVNLEKTLNNIPGVLENGIFVNCADIVLVGEVIDGKPVVRQL
- a CDS encoding S-layer homology domain-containing protein — its product is MKKLLGALTLITLLENSPIIAQEQSPDPIPVTSSEYIQKVVDSKLMDNFPDGKFYQDKLISRAELASILVKAFYLDKRAIIPEKKSLFIPDVPPSHWAYKDVQIVLKTDIMKGYRGNLFFPNQRVTRAEGLAIFAQAYGVFQFSEQTVNKILSLHPDAINIPDWARKAIATVIAEEFVNMDTQSNIYPQHPMTRGDLAYVLSKYLQRQQQESETPVIPSISPF
- a CDS encoding M20 family metallopeptidase, with protein sequence MVSTFPLASTVNLKNVRLAIRALQPQLVEWRRQIHQKPELGFQEKITAEFIAEKLQSWGIAHQTGIAETGIVAIIKGEKSGHGKVLAIRADMDALPIQEENEVPYCSQHDGVMHACGHDGHTAIALGTAYYLNQHRQDFSGTVKIIFQPAEEGPGGAKPMIAAGVLKNPDVDAIIGLHLWNNLPLATVGVRAGALMAAVELFRCTIFGKGGHGAIPQQTVDSIVVAAQIVNALQTIVSRNINPIDAAVVTVGELHAGTAVNVIADTARMGGTVRYFNPDLAGFFKDRIQQIVGGICQSHGANYDLDYIHLYPPVINDAEIAALVRSVAEEVIETPLGIVPECQTMGGEDMSFFLQEVPGCYFFLGSANPEKKLDYPHHHPRFDFDETALPIGVEMFVRCVNKFLA
- a CDS encoding serine/threonine-protein kinase — protein: MQSPITVGTILQNRYHIIHIIGQGGFGRTYLAEDQRRFNELCVLKELIAPGTGTSGGEKAQELFEREAAILYQIEHPQIPKFREKFAQNEKLFLVQDFVGGKTYRNLLRERQDVGTTFTEAEVLHLLRTLLPVLSYIHGQGIIHRDISPENMILRESDSLPVLIDFGVVKELATKLQSSSPTPVTTVGKLGYAPSEQMQTGRAYPSSDLYALAVTTIVLLTGKEPADLFDEQELIWNWQQWATVKPEFAQILQRMLSYLPGERYQSAADVTQALLNTGYSSQPAANLSHLQTIAIGHRPEPISKTSEKPQPSVNSGQSSSILDNAWALAGIGGVVIILAGFGSWTLVNSLKNQSRPATETITTPQSFPSPVIPSGTLLTPTPTPTVTNSEPVINRQRLRLDKSNKATIDGTLRENELVEYSLQGKVGEKLTVSVNENSGIVLTILTANGEIINTQDQQSTSYEGILANDGRYIIRLGLSGGVSEVNYSLNVALEAPIPTETPTPTETPTPTETPTPTTSPTPTETPTPTTSPTPTETPTPTETPTPTETPTPTETSTSGFNGTN